A window of Nicotiana sylvestris chromosome 8, ASM39365v2, whole genome shotgun sequence genomic DNA:
cttaaactaaaaataggcGGTGGAGATATAATATACGTATAAGTTATGtttaatatgtgtataatcatgtataatcaatgtataatctatgtatatagCTAAAGAGTACACGATGAATATGGATGGCTACTTGTGTAAAAATCCCATTTAAAAAGTTATCTTTCTttaatagttttcataattcaTAGGCTTCAAAACAAATATCCTTTTTGAAAATATGTAGTCTTACCTCAAAACCATGAATGGGAAGATCAGAATGTCTCCAACTAATATCACCAGCATATCTCTCAAACACACAAATAATATTGGGCTGAACAAATGGCTTACCATCAGCAGTAACAAAAAGCCCATCCATAAAATAGGAATATCTTGGACAGTCATTAAGTGGCACAAGTGACATTGCTGTTGCCCCAAGCCCAAATTCACCAGCATCCATATATGATCTAAAATACCAATTTTCATCAATATCCATGTATGGCACAAATAATTCTGAAGCAAATCCTTTGTACATTACACTTCTTGGTTCACCAGTTTCTGAGTCTCGAATTCGAGCTCTAGAAATGACTATTCCTGCTCTTTGATCCGCCTTTAGGTGAAAATCCCAATTGGCCCATTTAACGTTATGTCCATTTTCGATAGTAAAACTTGGGCCTTTGGGTTGTTCTATTGAGATTGGATTAAGTGGTTCCATTTGTGGAGGCATGTCTTGTGACGTATATCTGTAGTCCGTGTTCTCACCATTTGGAATTggaatttttggacttgtgtccAAAATTTTGATAACTTCACCTTTGTCAATGTCAACAATTACTACGAGACCTTCAATGGGCCTCATATAGAAACTAGGAGTACCTTGGCTCGAATAACATCGAACTTTCATGATCCTTTTACCTTCTTCTTCGGGCCCAAACCAGCCCGAAGATGGCGTAGTACAAACCAAATCCGAAAAATTAACTCCTCTCGCGACAATGGATTTATTGAATTCTTCATTGGACAATGTGGCCCGTATAGCAACCCGAACATCATCAATGGATATCGGTGGATAGCCCGATCCGGGATTTTGTACATGACTTATAACTTGGCCCAAGTTTAAGTCCACAATGAGCAAGTGAACTTGGTCATTGGCCCAAGCAATAACAAATGCTCTTCTAGGAGGAAGAGGGTTACCATATTTCCAATTTAAGACTTGAATTTTTTCAGGCTCATCTAGTGATAAAGAacgaatagaaggaaaagaacctaagAAAGGCTTATATGAAGAAATAATGATTTGGGCTTTGTTGATTTCTTGAATAGTAAGTGGATCTAAAGGGTGTGATGGGCTGCTATCAAAAGTGTTGTTGACTTTGAAAATTGGTGTTTCTAAAATTGAACCAAACTTAGTTTTCCTAGTCTTAGAAGTTGGTTGAAAATAGGTCTTGGAGCTAAAAAACAATGAATTTgcaagaagaaaaacaacaatgGAGAAGAAGAAAGTCAAGCGAAAGAGTGAAGAGGAATCCATTGGAGCTCTCTCTCAAACACACTAACCTAGGGGATGGCTTATTAAAAATAGAAAGTCATGTGCTGACAATCTTGGAAAAAGAAATTTTAAATGACTTATCTAAAGCTATTTTTAGTAAAGAGTGCGAGGGGGTTGCCATGCTATTTGGCTTGGTTCACAGCAATTGGTTTCTAAAATGTGGAATGATATGGCTGTTAATTAATAACTTCTATACACTGACATTATGGAAGAATTACTGTCAAATCACCTAAAAGATGTAATAAGTATAAGTAATTATCTATGAATAAATAGAATTAGTTGAAACATAAAACAGTTAACCACAGGGACGAAGCTGCATTTACTTAATTGACCATCCTTCGTCGAAAATAGGTAAAATATTAAGTTTTGGAGGTACATAACATATATCGAACACTCTTTATTGggatttttttttacttcattCAAGTTTAAATACCCTTAAAAAAATTCCTGAATTCGCCAATGATAATCCAGTGTCGAACGTAGAACTTTATCCGGTGCTGCTGAATATTCTAATACAGATGATATCATCTGAACTTAATTTGATCGTTACTAGCCAAATAAAAAAGTATTGTATGACATAATCGAGTCGATCAAATATGGCAACTGGCAAGTTATGAACATTTCAAAAGAGCAACGTTGTATTCAAAAGACTTTCCTCAGAGAGCAGGTGGCAATTGTGACTCTCAATTAATACAAAGGGAGAGCCATCAACTGGTGTTGGGTTAGACATCAGGTTCCACATGAGGTCATGCATTAATCTACTCGTGTAGCCAATTGGTTTAGTCGGGGTAAAAATTTGTCCGCACCCGATATCTTTATCAAAATAGAGATCGCATGACATGTGTCTTCTGCATACTTTTTTTATCACCTAATCATAGATAAATTAATGTGCTTTTTCacttaattttttaatttatcatGGTAAAGTATATTGATTTGGTACAAATGCCGGGTGTATCTAAGTTTTTACCGTACGTTTAATATGTTTTGTTGGGTATTTTTAGTATGAATTTAAAAATTATTCATTTGAAAAGCAATAGGAGTAGTACACTTTTTAGTATGTTGGTATCGTGAATGTGAAAAGGCCTAAAATAATCCCTTTAGATTCAAAGTCATCCCTATTTTTTTCGCGTGGTGCATTAATAGTCCTCTATATTTGTAGAACTAGTGCACCTTTAGTCTCTGCCCTAACTGAGCTATTTTAGCTCCTCTGCTAAACATAACGGTCAGTTAGGGAAGAGATTAAAAATGCACTAGTATGACAAACAAGGAGGACTATTAATTCTATATTCAAAGATAAGGAATGATTTTGAACAAATGATTGCTTCATTTTTAAACAGAAGTTTGCAAAATTACAATTATTATTCCGTATCACTTACTTCAGTCACCTCTTTTTGTGGTTTCGAgtg
This region includes:
- the LOC104229938 gene encoding amine oxidase [copper-containing] gamma 1, which codes for MDSSSLFRLTFFFSIVVFLLANSLFFSSKTYFQPTSKTRKTKFGSILETPIFKVNNTFDSSPSHPLDPLTIQEINKAQIIISSYKPFLGSFPSIRSLSLDEPEKIQVLNWKYGNPLPPRRAFVIAWANDQVHLLIVDLNLGQVISHVQNPGSGYPPISIDDVRVAIRATLSNEEFNKSIVARGVNFSDLVCTTPSSGWFGPEEEGKRIMKVRCYSSQGTPSFYMRPIEGLVVIVDIDKGEVIKILDTSPKIPIPNGENTDYRYTSQDMPPQMEPLNPISIEQPKGPSFTIENGHNVKWANWDFHLKADQRAGIVISRARIRDSETGEPRSVMYKGFASELFVPYMDIDENWYFRSYMDAGEFGLGATAMSLVPLNDCPRYSYFMDGLFVTADGKPFVQPNIICVFERYAGDISWRHSDLPIHGFEERIRESRPKVTLVARMAASVGNYDYIFDWEFQTDGLIRVTVGLSGMLMVKGTPQNSTNEDDIFGPLVSENVIGVAHDHFITFHLDMDIDGPINSFVKVGLVKEENPSTKTPRKSYWKAKRQVIEKEKDAQIKLKLYEPSEFHFINPLRKSRIGNPTGYKIVPKGNAASLLDLDDPPQVRSAFTNNQIWVTPYNKSEQWAGGLLVYQSKGEDTLAVWSNRNREIKEKDIVLWYTLGFHHVPCQEDFPVMPTVTSTFDLKPLNFFERNPILRARPNFDEDLPVCRSTNLN